A window of Deltaproteobacteria bacterium contains these coding sequences:
- a CDS encoding HlyC/CorC family transporter, with protein sequence MDESHPLYYLLLIGVLLLLSAFFSGSETALMSFRKMRLKHLVREGNKKAALVEQLLKDTDRLLGTLLVGNNLVNVAASVLTGALTAQVLEPRFGKETALFSATVIMTFLLLIFAEITPKTYAAHHSERVSFGAARPIRFLEWLLAPLVSLVTRISKFLLHAIFRSQPMKVRISPEEIRSIIAYGAEEGVLAKEKGEMLHGIFDISKTIVREVMVPRPDIIAIDIEESIGEILQKVVQYGHSRYPVYQDQIDKIIGFLFVKDLLPFWSKPEALQLHTILRPPSFVPETKRVDQLIEEFRKEKRQISIVADEYGSVAGLVSMEDLLEEITGEIQDEYDLEQSKFERLSNGSWLLDGSLPLDEVYEITNIKLPEGEYETIAGFLLDIFGKIPREGEEISYREYLISAYKMSRHRIVKIKFKPID encoded by the coding sequence ATGGATGAAAGCCATCCCCTGTACTACCTTTTGTTGATCGGGGTCCTGTTGCTTCTCTCCGCCTTCTTTTCCGGCTCCGAGACGGCCCTTATGTCTTTCCGGAAAATGCGCTTGAAGCACCTGGTACGGGAAGGCAACAAAAAAGCGGCCCTCGTGGAACAACTCCTCAAGGATACGGACCGCCTGCTGGGAACCCTCCTGGTGGGAAACAATCTGGTAAATGTCGCCGCTTCGGTCCTGACGGGGGCACTCACCGCCCAGGTCCTCGAACCCCGCTTCGGCAAAGAGACGGCCCTGTTCTCCGCGACGGTGATCATGACCTTTCTCCTCCTCATTTTTGCAGAGATCACTCCCAAGACTTACGCCGCCCATCATTCCGAAAGGGTCTCCTTCGGAGCAGCCCGCCCCATCCGGTTTCTTGAATGGCTGTTGGCCCCTCTTGTTTCCCTGGTGACCCGTATCTCGAAATTCCTTCTGCACGCAATCTTCCGGTCCCAGCCGATGAAGGTCCGCATTTCTCCCGAGGAGATCCGCTCGATCATCGCCTACGGAGCCGAAGAAGGGGTCCTGGCAAAGGAAAAAGGCGAGATGCTCCACGGCATCTTCGATATCAGCAAGACGATTGTCCGAGAAGTCATGGTCCCCCGGCCCGACATCATCGCCATCGATATTGAGGAATCGATCGGGGAGATCCTGCAAAAGGTTGTACAATACGGGCACTCCCGCTATCCCGTTTATCAGGATCAGATCGACAAGATCATCGGATTTCTCTTCGTCAAAGACCTGCTCCCCTTCTGGTCCAAACCGGAAGCGTTGCAGCTTCACACGATCCTCCGGCCCCCCTCCTTTGTGCCGGAGACCAAACGGGTGGATCAACTCATCGAAGAGTTTCGCAAGGAAAAACGACAGATCAGCATCGTCGCCGATGAGTACGGCAGTGTCGCGGGCCTCGTCTCCATGGAAGATCTTTTAGAAGAGATTACCGGCGAGATCCAGGATGAATATGATTTGGAGCAGTCAAAGTTTGAACGCCTTTCGAACGGTTCCTGGCTCCTCGACGGCAGCCTCCCCCTGGACGAGGTTTACGAAATCACGAATATCAAACTTCCGGAAGGAGAATACGAGACCATCGCCGGATTTCTCCTCGACATCTTCGGGAAGATCCCGCGGGAAGGAGAGGAAATCTCCTACCGGGAATACCTGATTTCGGCATACAAGATGTCCCGACACCGGATTGTAAAGATCAAGTTCAAGCCGATTGACTAA
- a CDS encoding phospholipase — translation MRKGLFIFLCLLLLPIRAFGLTAASSRPEDPRILLNGEYYDALQEALGQARREIVLSFFLFKISGHGKNRTARIEKSLKAAVRRGVRVVVLLERSKYRDITDTNEKTAGQLKRGGITVFFDSPKQITHTKVAIIDRTILFLGSHNLTESALRFNNEVSIRLHSRKAAHRLLQYLDRIHPGILAPLRKPSRESPYETPGRNSSLQGFGCRIK, via the coding sequence TTGCGGAAAGGTCTTTTCATCTTTTTGTGTTTGCTTCTGCTCCCGATCCGGGCATTCGGTCTGACGGCTGCATCGTCCCGTCCCGAAGATCCACGCATCCTCTTAAACGGAGAGTATTATGATGCCCTTCAGGAAGCCCTCGGACAGGCCCGCCGGGAAATCGTCCTCTCTTTTTTTCTCTTCAAGATTTCCGGCCACGGGAAAAATCGTACGGCACGGATTGAAAAATCCCTGAAAGCGGCCGTCCGGCGGGGTGTCCGTGTCGTCGTTCTCCTGGAAAGGTCGAAATATCGCGACATCACCGACACGAATGAAAAAACCGCCGGGCAACTGAAACGCGGCGGAATCACCGTTTTCTTCGACTCTCCGAAACAGATCACGCACACCAAGGTCGCAATCATCGACCGAACCATCCTTTTTCTCGGCAGCCACAACCTGACGGAGAGCGCACTTCGATTTAACAATGAAGTCTCGATCCGGCTCCACTCACGAAAAGCGGCCCACCGCCTCCTGCAGTACCTCGACCGGATCCATCCGGGCATTCTGGCGCCTCTCCGGAAACCATCCCGGGAATCCCCTTATGAAACTCCCGGACGAAATTCATCTTTACAGGGTTTCGGTTGTCGGATAAAATAA
- a CDS encoding TIGR04442 family protein, giving the protein MIHDIRLHGVLSDEIEYFTTIAGDDISHRYFFEENTDPDSGPSIRFFSHGNELILTRRGIRHQGNGGSFCEYMFGGDQPKEDLMRKEVLNRLLMYGAVTSDNGGGIRFLPKHHGFDDYRKIFFEGNAISNYFFFVFFQDIHDFREQQETILRTIGKRLKRSPFVRRGDDLNLIHELLAEMNHPRSLFFLIRVLNKYHQAFYELYSELYLKNKSISDGDAERLQALATHYRINQFDQERMKIDVIYKHRENKRIIDEYKDVLIEGEENQAISNSQRARLIRLRTLCVRNNIPIILPNILDDLLLKNRKVLEADEPKYIQETREVFEGLFIREGNPETLITNEDLEKLLRAKQQATEMQDPTFDGILMDTVRLCDELADTEGDDWPLENFGYIITHFDRYDATYMIINQLAFNEEVDLTIDKLRSLLGHKKAFDETNPDLFHGLFIRTVLQNRYLTRFGRKKIQILDKGLKAIEMGEKTLADVIEEIRNIRDQENFYLKIYERVRKRIREVYTKIHSRQERDAIRKQLFTELMIDLEINKNLLDLLLNQAILNINKEIYYTEKLLPRILREGNHDLRRDFFENSGIDRFTLEELERDYYERNRISPMELSLFQSSSA; this is encoded by the coding sequence ATGATTCATGACATTCGACTCCACGGCGTTCTGTCCGACGAAATCGAGTATTTCACGACCATCGCCGGAGACGATATCAGCCATCGATATTTCTTTGAGGAGAACACGGATCCGGACTCGGGGCCTTCCATCCGGTTCTTCTCCCACGGGAATGAACTGATTCTGACCCGCCGGGGGATCCGGCACCAAGGAAACGGCGGCAGTTTCTGCGAATATATGTTCGGCGGGGACCAGCCCAAAGAAGACTTGATGCGCAAAGAGGTCTTAAACCGTCTTCTCATGTACGGCGCCGTCACCTCCGACAACGGTGGCGGCATCCGGTTCCTTCCCAAACATCACGGCTTTGACGATTACCGGAAAATATTCTTTGAAGGAAATGCGATCTCCAACTATTTCTTTTTTGTCTTCTTCCAGGACATCCATGATTTCCGGGAACAGCAGGAGACGATCCTGCGAACGATCGGGAAACGGTTGAAACGGTCTCCCTTCGTACGGCGGGGCGATGATTTAAACCTGATCCACGAACTCCTCGCCGAGATGAATCATCCACGGTCTCTGTTCTTTCTCATCCGGGTTCTGAATAAATATCATCAGGCCTTTTACGAACTCTACAGCGAACTCTATCTGAAGAATAAGTCGATCAGCGATGGCGACGCAGAACGACTGCAAGCCCTCGCCACCCATTACCGGATCAATCAGTTTGATCAGGAACGGATGAAAATCGATGTAATCTACAAACACCGGGAGAACAAGCGGATCATCGATGAATACAAGGATGTTTTGATCGAAGGAGAGGAAAATCAGGCCATCAGCAATTCCCAGCGCGCGCGGCTTATCCGCCTCCGGACACTCTGCGTCCGAAACAATATTCCCATCATTCTGCCGAACATCCTCGATGACCTTCTTCTGAAAAACCGGAAGGTCCTGGAAGCCGACGAACCCAAATACATTCAGGAAACCAGGGAAGTGTTCGAAGGGCTCTTTATTCGGGAAGGAAACCCTGAGACCCTGATTACAAATGAAGACCTGGAAAAACTCCTGCGGGCGAAACAACAGGCCACGGAGATGCAGGACCCCACCTTTGACGGAATTCTCATGGATACGGTTCGTCTCTGCGACGAACTCGCCGACACGGAAGGCGACGACTGGCCCCTGGAAAACTTCGGGTACATCATCACCCACTTTGACCGTTATGACGCCACCTACATGATCATCAACCAGCTTGCCTTCAACGAAGAAGTGGACCTCACCATAGATAAACTCCGGAGCCTTCTGGGGCATAAAAAAGCCTTCGATGAAACCAACCCCGATCTTTTTCACGGGCTTTTCATCCGGACCGTCCTTCAAAACCGTTATCTCACACGCTTCGGACGAAAAAAGATACAGATCTTGGACAAAGGCTTAAAGGCAATCGAAATGGGCGAGAAGACCCTGGCGGACGTGATTGAGGAGATCAGGAACATCAGGGATCAGGAAAACTTCTATTTGAAGATCTATGAACGTGTACGAAAACGGATACGCGAAGTCTATACCAAGATCCATTCCCGGCAGGAACGGGATGCCATCCGGAAACAACTCTTCACGGAGTTGATGATCGATCTGGAGATCAATAAAAACCTTCTCGACCTCCTCCTGAATCAGGCCATTTTGAATATCAACAAGGAAATCTATTATACGGAAAAACTGCTGCCCCGGATTCTCCGGGAGGGAAACCATGATCTTCGGCGGGACTTTTTCGAAAACAGCGGCATAGACCGGTTCACCCTGGAGGAACTGGAACGGGACTACTACGAAAGAAACAGGATCTCCCCCATGGAGTTGAGCCTCTTCCAGTCATCTTCGGCTTAA
- a CDS encoding single-stranded DNA-binding protein: protein MRSLNRVQLIGRLGKNPEVRYTSNGSSVANFTMATNESWIGKDGQKNERTEWHNIVAWGKLGEICGEYLTKGKQIYIEGRLTTRSWEDRDGKKRYTTEVKADNMIMLGGPGASPGASHTSPENDSTIEDDIPF, encoded by the coding sequence ATGAGAAGTCTGAACAGAGTTCAACTGATCGGCAGGCTGGGGAAAAATCCGGAGGTGCGTTATACATCCAACGGATCTTCCGTCGCAAATTTCACCATGGCCACGAACGAATCATGGATCGGCAAGGACGGCCAGAAGAACGAGCGGACCGAATGGCACAACATCGTTGCCTGGGGAAAATTAGGCGAAATCTGCGGGGAATACCTCACCAAAGGAAAGCAGATCTATATTGAAGGCCGATTGACGACCCGCTCCTGGGAAGACCGGGACGGGAAAAAACGATATACAACGGAAGTCAAGGCAGACAACATGATTATGCTCGGAGGACCCGGTGCATCGCCAGGCGCCTCACACACATCCCCGGAGAACGATTCCACGATTGAAGATGATATCCCGTTTTAG
- a CDS encoding lytic transglycosylase domain-containing protein, with protein MRASSPPGSRSIWIGGTLLSLLLFLANYLVFQNLIQGPAFFHPEAGRYTVSTIALLIPQHQTALSHESLSGIKKREHIRTLVFQNFRGISLKERTELFDVIYNQSQAMEIDPYLTLSIIATESSFRRKAISWAGAYGLMQIKPITAEEVADDLGIPWEGEKTLFDPVVNITLGLKYLSNLKKRFGNMNDALTAYNYGPQYVVSCLRKDKKLPNNYVAKIEEHLKRYGLNHHSLLQHNEPV; from the coding sequence ATGAGAGCTTCTTCTCCCCCCGGCAGCCGGAGTATATGGATTGGCGGCACACTACTGTCCCTGCTCCTTTTTCTGGCCAATTATCTTGTATTCCAGAACCTGATACAAGGACCGGCCTTTTTCCATCCGGAAGCGGGGAGATACACGGTCAGCACCATCGCCCTCCTCATCCCTCAACACCAGACCGCCTTGTCCCATGAGTCCCTTTCGGGAATCAAGAAACGGGAGCATATCCGAACACTTGTTTTTCAGAATTTCAGGGGAATCTCACTAAAAGAACGAACGGAACTCTTTGATGTAATCTACAATCAGAGCCAGGCCATGGAGATCGACCCCTATCTTACCCTCTCCATTATCGCCACGGAAAGTTCCTTCCGCCGCAAGGCCATTTCCTGGGCCGGAGCCTACGGACTGATGCAGATCAAACCGATCACGGCGGAGGAAGTCGCAGACGATCTGGGCATCCCCTGGGAAGGAGAAAAGACCCTCTTCGACCCTGTCGTCAATATCACTCTCGGGTTGAAATACCTCTCTAATCTCAAGAAGAGATTCGGCAATATGAACGACGCTCTGACCGCCTACAATTACGGCCCGCAGTACGTTGTCAGTTGCCTAAGAAAGGACAAGAAACTACCGAATAACTATGTGGCGAAAATTGAGGAACATCTGAAAAGATACGGATTAAACCACCACAGCCTGCTTCAGCACAACGAACCGGTCTGA
- a CDS encoding zinc ribbon domain-containing protein — protein MPIYEYRCNDCGAEFEVSQGMDDEPLTICKQCAGSVHRLISFTSFSLKGGGWYSDGYANGNGSAPKKESSTVCDKKGKSKDSCSSCSTTTIGKD, from the coding sequence ATGCCGATTTATGAATACAGATGCAATGATTGCGGTGCGGAATTCGAAGTGTCCCAGGGGATGGACGACGAACCTTTAACGATTTGTAAGCAGTGTGCAGGTTCCGTGCATCGTCTGATTTCCTTTACGTCCTTTTCTTTGAAAGGGGGCGGTTGGTACTCAGACGGATATGCCAACGGGAACGGGTCCGCTCCCAAGAAAGAGAGTTCAACGGTTTGTGATAAAAAAGGGAAGAGCAAGGATTCCTGCTCCTCTTGCAGTACGACTACCATTGGCAAGGACTGA